The following nucleotide sequence is from Mucilaginibacter sp. cycad4.
GTTTTATTTTATTGCAAGGGTATTATTCTTTGCTTTTAACACACACCTGTTTGCGGTTGATAGCTTATGGGCGCTGCTTAAGTTGTGCTACTATGGTATGGCTTTTGATACTACGGCTCTGCTTTATATTAACAGCTTGTTCATCCTGCTTAGCGTTTTACCCCTAACTGTAAATACCCGGCCCGGGTTTCAAAAGGGGGTGGCTATTCTGTATTTTGTTACTAATTTGTTCGCCTACGCTACCAACTTTGTTGATATTATTTACTATCGCTTTAGCCAGGTACGTTCAACAAAGGCAACACTCGATGTATTGGCCGACGAGAACAACAAAAAGCTGTTGTTTACCCATTTTTCGGAAGCCTACTGGTATGTGATCATCATATTTATATTATGCTCGCTTTGCTGGATCTGGTTATATAACCGGGTAAAGTTAAAACCTGCCGTGGTAAGGGATAAGAAAGTATATTTCTTATCATCTATAGTGTCGTTCCTGCTTATTCTTACTTTGGTAATTGGCGGCATCCGGGGCGATTTCGCGCACAGCACCCGGCCAATCAACATGGTTGATGCCTATAAACACATCACCGTACCTAACCAGGGTGATATTGTGCTGAACACCCCATTCGCTATTTTCCGGACACTGGGCACCAACAACTACAAACTTCAGCATTGGACTGATGAGGCTTATATCAACACCAGCATCAAACCCATAAAACAATACAACACCAGGCCTGCTAATAAACCAAATGTGGTGATCATTATACTGGAAAGCATGGCCCGCGAATATTGGGGCAGTATGAACCGTGATGTTAATATACCGGGATTTAAATCCTATACGCCGTTTTTGGATTCGCTCTCCAATAGCAGCCTTATATTTACCAATGCCTACGCAACGGGCAGGCAATCAATCCACGCCATGTCGTCGGTATTGGCAGGGATTCCCTCGTTTCAAAATGCTTTCACCTCATCGCCTTATGCCAAGCAACACATCCAGTCGGTAGTGTCGGTTTGCGATAGCATGGGGTATCAAACTTCGTTCTTTCATGGGGCAGCCAATGGGTCAATGGGCTTCCAGGGCTTCGGCAGTATTTTGGGATATCAGCACTATTACGGCCGTACAGAATATAACGATGATAAAGATTTTGATGGCATCTGGGGCATTTGGGATGAGCATTTTTTTCAGTTCATGGGGCGCACGCTGGGCAATCAGAAACAACCCTTTATGGCTACGCTGTTCACGCTATCCTCGCATGATCCTTATCAATTGCCCGAAAAATATAAAACGAGGTTTAAGGGCGGTCCGCTGGCTATTGATAAATGTGTTCAGTATACCGATAACTCGCTGCGGATCTTTTTCAATTATGCCAAAGCACAGCCCTGGTTCAATAACACCATTTTTGTGATCACTGCTGATCATACCAGTCAAACCTATTATCCCGAATACAGTAAACAGGTTAACCGTTTTGCTGTGCCGATATTGTTTTACAGCGCGAACAATACCTACAATCTTAAAGGTGTGCGTGCCGACCTGGCCTCGCAAATGGATATTTACCCAACATTGGTTGATTTGATCGGCTATAATAAGCCATTCCGCTCATGGGGCAGAAGTTTAGTAAGTAACCTGCCCGATGAACAACCACGTGTGATCAACTCAACGGGGAATATCTATCAGTTTATGCAGGGTAATTATACTTACCTGTTTGATGGTAAAAACTTCACCGGCATTTTTGCCGTGAGCGATAAAGGCCTGGAGAAAAACCTGATGGCCGCGCAACCCAACACCGAAATGCAAAAGGGCATGCAGGATTGCAAAGCGCTGATCCAGGATTATACGGATAGGATTGTGAACGGGAAACTGGTGGCGAGGTAAGGATTAATAATTTCCTTTCTTGATATTCATTTCCTGCGGCCTTTGGTTAACGCAATTTTTGTGAAGGACCCGTTGACCATAAGTGAAAACGCGGTGCCCACCTATTTTACCGCAATATCTACAATTTCAGAATGCTCACTTTCATTTTTCATACGATCAATGCCTGTGATAACGTAACGATAAGTTTTGCCCTTTTTAGCGGCTTTATCTTCATAAGTACATTGCAGGTTGTATTGTATGTGTATGATGTATTTTGGATCGTCGGTATTTATAACTTCGTTCTCATTAAACCGGTATATTACGTATCCGTAAACCGGCTCATTGTCTTTGGCAGTTACAGGCTCTTGCCAGGTTATAAATACTTTTCCGCTATCTGCCTTTGCTATTGGTTGCCGGGGGGCGTTGGGAGCGATAGAGTCGCGCCATAACATAACAGGTGGGAGGGCAGCATAACGGTAAAAGTTTTTCTTTAACGAATCGGTAAAGCCAAGTGGGTTATTGATAAGGGAGTTTGAGCTAAAGTAAACACTGCCCTGCACACGTGGATTTTTACGGAGATAACTGATTTGTTGAGGTAGTTGCGACGGGATTCTAAACCCGGGTAATTTGTTTTCAATGATGCGATAGGGGGCCTGGCCGATATATAAATGTTTTCCATAAGTGTGTTCACTCCACCAGTTAATCATAACGTCAAACGGTACCAGGCGGTCATTTAAAGGGCGGTAAAGCTGCGGATTAATATAATCAACCCAACCCTCTTCTACCCATTTTTTTGAATCGGCATAAAGTTCATAATAAGAATCTCCTCCATGTGTGTCTGAACCTTTCGGGTTTTGGTACTTATTAGCCCACACTCCTGACGGGCTCATTCCGAATTTGATACGCGGATTGTGTTGATGAATGCTGTCATTAAGCATTTTCACAAGCAGGTTTACGTTGTTGCGCCGCCAGTCATTGATATCGGCAAAACCGGTCCCATATTTTGCAAAGGTTTGCTGGTCATGAATTTGCTGGCCTGCTATATGGTAAGGATAAAAATAGTCGTCTAAATGAATGCCATCTACATTATAGTTGTCGACCACATCAAGAATTACCTGCACAATATATTCCCTTACTTCTGGAATACCGGGATCGAACAACTTTTGCCCTCCGTAAATAAAAAACCACCCGGGGCGGATATTCGTGATGTGGTGTGGACTTAACCCGGAAAAGTTATCGTC
It contains:
- a CDS encoding sulfatase-like hydrolase/transferase, encoding MESKLRLAEYKVLLYRLFLGYLFYFIARVLFFAFNTHLFAVDSLWALLKLCYYGMAFDTTALLYINSLFILLSVLPLTVNTRPGFQKGVAILYFVTNLFAYATNFVDIIYYRFSQVRSTKATLDVLADENNKKLLFTHFSEAYWYVIIIFILCSLCWIWLYNRVKLKPAVVRDKKVYFLSSIVSFLLILTLVIGGIRGDFAHSTRPINMVDAYKHITVPNQGDIVLNTPFAIFRTLGTNNYKLQHWTDEAYINTSIKPIKQYNTRPANKPNVVIIILESMAREYWGSMNRDVNIPGFKSYTPFLDSLSNSSLIFTNAYATGRQSIHAMSSVLAGIPSFQNAFTSSPYAKQHIQSVVSVCDSMGYQTSFFHGAANGSMGFQGFGSILGYQHYYGRTEYNDDKDFDGIWGIWDEHFFQFMGRTLGNQKQPFMATLFTLSSHDPYQLPEKYKTRFKGGPLAIDKCVQYTDNSLRIFFNYAKAQPWFNNTIFVITADHTSQTYYPEYSKQVNRFAVPILFYSANNTYNLKGVRADLASQMDIYPTLVDLIGYNKPFRSWGRSLVSNLPDEQPRVINSTGNIYQFMQGNYTYLFDGKNFTGIFAVSDKGLEKNLMAAQPNTEMQKGMQDCKALIQDYTDRIVNGKLVAR
- a CDS encoding family 10 glycosylhydrolase — encoded protein: MNYRLFILIYLLATGAVRAQTITPKREFRGVWVATVENIDWPHKPAETTEQQQTELLAIFDAHQAAGINAIILQVRPAADALYAKSREPWSKYLTGKQGQAPAPLYDPLSFAINAAHERGMELHAWFNPYRATKDDNFSGLSPHHITNIRPGWFFIYGGQKLFDPGIPEVREYIVQVILDVVDNYNVDGIHLDDYFYPYHIAGQQIHDQQTFAKYGTGFADINDWRRNNVNLLVKMLNDSIHQHNPRIKFGMSPSGVWANKYQNPKGSDTHGGDSYYELYADSKKWVEEGWVDYINPQLYRPLNDRLVPFDVMINWWSEHTYGKHLYIGQAPYRIIENKLPGFRIPSQLPQQISYLRKNPRVQGSVYFSSNSLINNPLGFTDSLKKNFYRYAALPPVMLWRDSIAPNAPRQPIAKADSGKVFITWQEPVTAKDNEPVYGYVIYRFNENEVINTDDPKYIIHIQYNLQCTYEDKAAKKGKTYRYVITGIDRMKNESEHSEIVDIAVK